One window from the genome of Nicotiana sylvestris chromosome 9, ASM39365v2, whole genome shotgun sequence encodes:
- the LOC104221465 gene encoding premnaspirodiene oxygenase-like, whose translation MQFFILVSIFLFLSSLLLFRKWRSSNSQTKRLPPGPWKLPLFGSMFHMLGGLPHHVLRNLAKKYGPIMHLQLGEMPIVVVTSREMAKEVLKTHDLAFASRPKLVAVEIGCYNGTDIAFSPYGDYWRQMRKICVLELLSAKNVRSFSSIRRDEVCHLIEFIRSSPGEPVNVTKRIYLLTSSIILRSAFGKVIKEQDECIRLIKDVSGLVGGFDVADIFPSLKFLHVLSGKKGKMMYLHHKIDAIVENVINEHKQNLATGKINGELGDLFAGGTETSSSIITWAMVEMMKNPSVLIKAQAEVKDAFKGKETFDETDAEELKYLKLVIKETFRLHPSLPLLIPRECREETNINDYTIPLKTTIMVNVCAMGRDPKYWVDAESFQPERFEHSTMNFVGNNFEYLPFGSGRRICPGILFGLANIYLPLAQLLYHFDWSLPAGINPSDLDLTESAGLAVLRKSDLYLIATPYPTSSE comes from the exons ATGCAGTTCTTCATCTtggtttccatttttctttttttatcttcGCTCTTGTTATTTAGGAAATGGAGGAGTTCCAACAGCCAAACCAAAAGATTGCCTCCAGGTCCATGGAAACTACCTTTATTTGGAAGCATGTTTCATATGCTAGGTGGACTTCCACATCATGTCCTAAGAAATTTAGCCAAAAAATATGGACCCATCATGCACCTTCAATTAGGTGAAATGCCTATAGTTGTAGTTACTTCTCGTGAGATGGCAAAAGAAGTACTAAAAACTCATGACCTCGCTTTTGCATCTAGGCCTAAACTTGTGGCCGTTGAGATTGGCTGCTACAATGGAACAGACATTGCCTTTTCTCCCTATGGCGATTACTGGAGACAAATGCGTAAAATTTGTGTCTTGGAATTGCTTAGTGCGAAAAATGTCCGATCATTCAGTTCGATCCGACGTGATGAAGTTTGTCATCTTATTGAATTTATTCGATCATCACCTGGTGAGCCAGTTAATGTAACAAAAAGGATATATTTATTGACAAGCTCTATAATATTGAGATCAGCGTTTGGAAAAGTAATCAAGGAGCAAGACGAATGTATACGACTAATCAAAGATGTTTCAGGATTAGTAGGAGGGTTTGATGTAGCTGACATATTCCCTTCACTGAAGTTTCTTCATGTGCTTAGTGGAAAGAAGGGTAAAATGATGTATCTCCACCATAAGATAGATGCTATTGTTGAGAATGTCATCAATGAGCACAAGCAAAATCTTGCAACTGGCAAGATAAATGGTGAATTAGG GGACTTGTTTGCCGGTGGAACAGAAACTTCATCATCAATAATTACTTGGGCTATGGTAGAAATGATGAAGAATCCAAGTGTACTCATCAAAGCTCAAGCTGAGGTAAAAGATGCCTTTAAAGGTAAAGAAACTTTCGATGAAACTGATGCAGAGGAGTTGAAATACCTAAAGTTAGTTATTAAAGAAACTTTTAGACTCCATCCTTCACTTCCACTCTTGATCCCAAGAGAATGTCGGGAAGAAACAAACATAAACGACTACACTATTCCTTTGAAAACCACAATCATGGTTAATGTTTGTGCAATGGGAAGAGATCCAAAATATTGGGTTGATGCAGAGAGCTTTCAGCCCGAGAGATTTGAGCATAGCACTATGAATTTTGTTGGTAATAATTTTGAATATCTTCCCTTTGGCAGTGGTAGAAGGATTTGCCCTGGAATATTATTTGGTTTAGCTAATATTTATTTACCACTGGCTCAATTGTTATACCACTTTGATTGGAGTCTTCCTGCAGGAATCAATCCAAGTGACTTAGACTTAACTGAATCGGCTGGCTTAGCCGTTCTTAGAAAGAGTGACCTTTACTTGATTGCAACTCCTTATCCAACTTCGTCAGAGTAA